The Pontibacter pudoricolor genome contains a region encoding:
- a CDS encoding nucleotide exchange factor GrpE, translating to MSDKDIKKEQEHEELQENTASAETEGNLNQVDETEETATKDQQDGAAAELAEMKDKYIRLMAEFENFRRRTAKERQDILKTANQDLMGELLPVLDDMERARQAMEETKDVDALLQGLELVFHKLRQVTQQKGLKVMDIPAGADFDADMHEAVTQIPAPSEELKGKIVDVIEKGYTLNDKVIRFAKVIIGA from the coding sequence ATGTCAGATAAAGATATTAAAAAAGAACAGGAGCACGAAGAATTGCAGGAGAACACTGCCAGTGCTGAAACGGAAGGAAACCTGAACCAGGTAGACGAAACCGAAGAAACTGCTACTAAAGACCAGCAGGATGGCGCCGCTGCAGAGTTGGCAGAAATGAAAGATAAATACATTCGTTTGATGGCTGAGTTTGAGAACTTCAGACGCAGAACTGCCAAAGAGCGCCAGGATATCTTAAAAACTGCAAACCAGGACCTGATGGGCGAACTATTGCCTGTACTGGATGACATGGAACGTGCACGACAGGCGATGGAAGAAACCAAAGATGTGGATGCATTGTTGCAAGGCCTGGAGCTTGTTTTTCATAAACTGAGACAAGTAACGCAGCAAAAAGGACTGAAAGTAATGGATATTCCGGCTGGTGCTGATTTTGATGCTGACATGCACGAAGCAGTAACCCAGATTCCGGCGCCATCAGAAGAGCTGAAAGGCAAAATTGTAGACGTGATTGAGAAAGGCTATACGCTGAATGACAAGGTGATCCGTTTTGCAAAGGTTATAATAGGAGCGTAA
- a CDS encoding HesB/IscA family protein, giving the protein MATEVRTAPITITDRALAEVKNILAEKNVPAEYGLRIGVQGGGCSGMSYLLGFDKPKESDEVYQLDGVTLVMDKKHGMYVMGMEVDFQDGLNARGFVFNNPQAKSTCGCGSSFSA; this is encoded by the coding sequence ATGGCAACAGAAGTAAGAACAGCCCCTATAACTATAACAGATAGAGCTTTAGCAGAAGTTAAAAATATTCTGGCAGAGAAAAATGTACCGGCAGAATACGGACTGCGCATTGGTGTGCAGGGCGGTGGTTGCTCAGGTATGTCGTACCTGCTTGGTTTTGATAAGCCGAAAGAATCGGATGAAGTATACCAACTGGATGGTGTAACGCTGGTAATGGATAAAAAGCACGGCATGTATGTAATGGGCATGGAAGTTGATTTCCAGGATGGCCTGAACGCACGTGGTTTTGTGTTTAACAACCCTCAGGCGAAGAGTACCTGCGGTTGTGGAAGCTCTTTCTCAGCGTAA
- the dnaJ gene encoding molecular chaperone DnaJ, translating to MAKRDYYEVLEVSRGASQEEIKKAYRKLAIKYHPDKNPDDHTAEDKFKEAAEAYEVLSDQQKRQRYDQFGHQGMNGGGGGMNMDDIFSQFGDIFGGGSPFESFFGGGRQGGGGRRQRKGSNLRIKLKLNLEEIANGVEKKIKVKRYVACSTCGGNGAKNGTEMQTCGSCQGSGQVRKVVNTMLGQMVSTATCPTCNGEGRIVTKSCDACHGSGRELQEEVITINVPAGVMDGMQLSMSGKGNVPERGGVPGDLLIQIEEEAHPTLKRDGNNVIFDQYISFMDAALGADIEVPTIGGKVKINIKPGTQSGEIFRLRGKGIKDINGYGKGDQLIHINVWTPKHLSSEERATLERLRDSDNFAPHPGKNDKGFFEKVKDYFQ from the coding sequence ATGGCTAAGAGAGATTATTACGAGGTGCTGGAGGTAAGCAGGGGAGCTTCGCAGGAAGAGATCAAAAAAGCTTACCGTAAGTTAGCCATCAAATATCACCCGGATAAAAACCCGGACGACCACACGGCAGAAGATAAGTTTAAGGAAGCTGCTGAGGCGTACGAAGTACTAAGCGACCAGCAGAAACGTCAGCGCTACGATCAGTTCGGTCACCAGGGTATGAACGGCGGCGGTGGCGGCATGAACATGGACGATATCTTCTCTCAGTTCGGGGATATTTTCGGTGGTGGCAGCCCGTTTGAAAGTTTCTTTGGCGGCGGACGCCAGGGAGGCGGTGGCCGCAGACAACGTAAAGGCAGCAACCTGCGCATTAAACTCAAGCTTAACCTCGAGGAGATTGCTAACGGTGTTGAGAAAAAGATAAAAGTTAAGCGCTACGTAGCGTGCAGTACCTGCGGTGGTAACGGTGCTAAAAACGGAACCGAAATGCAAACCTGCGGTAGCTGCCAGGGTTCTGGTCAGGTACGCAAAGTGGTTAACACTATGCTGGGCCAGATGGTTAGTACGGCCACGTGCCCGACCTGTAACGGCGAAGGTCGCATAGTTACCAAGAGCTGCGATGCCTGCCACGGTAGCGGAAGAGAACTTCAGGAAGAGGTAATAACTATAAATGTACCGGCCGGTGTAATGGATGGCATGCAGCTGTCTATGAGCGGAAAAGGTAACGTGCCTGAGCGTGGCGGTGTACCGGGAGATCTGTTGATTCAGATCGAAGAAGAGGCTCATCCAACCCTGAAACGTGATGGGAACAACGTTATCTTCGACCAGTACATCAGCTTTATGGATGCTGCCTTAGGTGCTGATATTGAAGTGCCAACTATAGGCGGTAAAGTAAAGATCAACATTAAGCCGGGTACGCAAAGCGGCGAGATCTTCAGGCTGCGTGGCAAAGGTATAAAAGACATTAACGGATATGGCAAAGGCGATCAGCTGATCCATATCAACGTCTGGACGCCGAAGCACCTGAGCTCAGAAGAGCGTGCCACACTGGAGCGCCTGCGCGATTCCGATAACTTTGCACCGCATCCGGGCAAAAACGATAAAGGCTTCTTCGAGAAAGTAAAAGACTACTTTCAGTAA
- the obgE gene encoding GTPase ObgE, with product MASSNFIDYVKICSRSGHGGGGSAHLHRDKKTAKGGPDGGDGGRGGHVILKGNSQLWTLLHLQYRKHIIAENGHNGGPSHSSGAQGEDQVLEVPLGTVARNAETGEMMCEITEDGQEIILTPGGRGGLGNAHFKSPTNQTPRYAQPGEEGREEWVILELKLLADVGLVGFPNAGKSTLLSVVSAAKPKIANYAFTTLVPNLGVVAYRDYRSFVMADIPGIIEGASEGKGLGLRFLRHIERNSMLLFMISCESPDIAEEYRILLNELETFNPELLDKKRLLAITKSDMLDEELENEMRSTLPKELETVFISSITGKNISQLKDMIWNALNS from the coding sequence TTGGCATCATCAAATTTTATTGATTACGTTAAGATCTGCTCACGCTCCGGACACGGTGGTGGCGGCTCTGCACACCTGCACCGCGATAAGAAAACGGCAAAAGGTGGACCTGATGGTGGCGACGGCGGTCGTGGCGGTCATGTTATACTAAAAGGCAACTCGCAACTATGGACGTTGCTGCACCTGCAATACCGCAAACACATTATAGCTGAGAACGGCCATAATGGCGGACCAAGCCACTCGAGCGGTGCGCAAGGCGAAGATCAGGTGCTGGAGGTTCCACTTGGAACAGTAGCCAGGAATGCCGAAACCGGCGAAATGATGTGTGAAATAACCGAAGACGGTCAGGAGATCATTCTTACTCCCGGTGGCCGCGGTGGGTTGGGTAACGCACACTTTAAATCGCCAACCAACCAGACGCCACGCTACGCCCAACCCGGCGAAGAAGGCCGCGAGGAGTGGGTGATCCTGGAGTTGAAACTGTTGGCCGATGTAGGTCTTGTTGGTTTCCCGAATGCAGGTAAGTCTACGTTGCTGTCTGTGGTATCAGCGGCCAAGCCTAAAATTGCCAACTATGCGTTTACAACCCTGGTTCCAAACTTAGGCGTAGTTGCTTACCGCGATTACCGTTCGTTTGTAATGGCCGATATTCCCGGAATTATAGAAGGAGCTTCGGAAGGTAAAGGACTCGGTTTAAGGTTCCTGCGCCACATCGAGCGTAACTCTATGTTGCTGTTCATGATTTCCTGCGAGAGCCCTGATATTGCCGAAGAGTACAGAATATTACTGAACGAACTGGAGACCTTTAACCCGGAATTGCTCGATAAAAAACGCTTGCTTGCCATCACTAAATCCGATATGCTGGACGAAGAGCTGGAAAACGAGATGCGAAGTACGTTGCCAAAAGAACTCGAGACAGTATTTATCTCAAGTATAACCGGTAAGAATATTTCTCAGTTAAAAGATATGATCTGGAATGCTCTAAACAGCTAG
- a CDS encoding DUF7935 family protein has protein sequence MELIIDILKITIPGLIVAIAMYKLVQSQNERDYKLRLLQLKQENGEVVVPIRLQAYERIVLLLERITPSNLLLRVSGSGHTGSDYHRMLLSEIRNEFSHNMSQQIYMSEQAWQQVKHAREEVVNLINRTYQEMPDKSKGTDLAKRILESILATETDPTARAITFVKQEIAQVF, from the coding sequence ATGGAGCTGATCATAGATATTCTGAAAATTACGATTCCGGGGCTTATAGTGGCCATAGCCATGTACAAATTAGTGCAGAGCCAAAATGAACGGGACTACAAACTACGCCTGCTGCAACTAAAGCAAGAGAACGGAGAAGTAGTAGTGCCTATCCGCCTGCAGGCTTACGAACGTATTGTGTTGCTGTTAGAGCGTATTACGCCAAGTAATTTACTGCTTCGCGTAAGTGGTTCCGGCCACACCGGCTCAGATTATCACCGAATGTTATTGAGCGAGATTCGCAATGAGTTCAGTCATAACATGTCGCAGCAGATCTATATGAGTGAGCAGGCCTGGCAGCAGGTAAAACATGCCCGCGAAGAAGTGGTGAACCTGATTAATAGAACATACCAGGAAATGCCGGATAAGTCGAAAGGCACTGACCTTGCGAAGCGTATTTTAGAGTCTATCCTCGCCACAGAAACAGACCCGACTGCCCGCGCTATTACGTTTGTAAAGCAGGAGATTGCACAAGTGTTTTAA
- the bshA gene encoding N-acetyl-alpha-D-glucosaminyl L-malate synthase BshA translates to MKIGIVCYPTFGGSGVVATELGKALALKGHQIHFITYSQPARLDFFNENLFYHEVYIPSYPLFQYPPYELALSSKMVDIVQFEKLDLLHVHYAIPHASAAFMAKQILKTKGITIPVITTLHGTDITLVGKDASFEPVVTFSINQSDGVTAVSESLRTETYEFFPIERDIEVIPNFINLEKFRRQKKEHFRTAISPNEEKLLVHTSNFRSVKRVEDVIHIFNKVHEHIPSKLLLVGDGPERPKMEKLCRDLGIYHDVRFLGKLEAVEEVLSIADLFLMPSEKESFGLAALEAMACEVPVISSDAGGIPELNINGVTGFVSSVGDVESMVKNALYVLDDERLPTFKANALARAHEFDVDRVVPLYEAFYQKIIADQLAEING, encoded by the coding sequence ATGAAGATCGGCATTGTATGTTATCCTACCTTTGGCGGTAGTGGCGTAGTGGCTACAGAACTTGGAAAAGCTTTGGCCCTTAAGGGGCACCAGATTCATTTTATTACCTATAGCCAGCCTGCACGCCTCGATTTCTTTAACGAGAACCTTTTCTACCACGAAGTATATATTCCATCGTATCCCCTGTTTCAATACCCGCCTTACGAGCTGGCCCTGTCCAGTAAAATGGTTGATATTGTTCAGTTCGAAAAGCTGGACCTGTTGCACGTACATTATGCCATCCCGCATGCCTCTGCAGCTTTTATGGCCAAGCAGATTCTTAAAACAAAAGGCATCACTATTCCGGTTATCACCACGCTGCATGGCACAGACATTACACTGGTTGGTAAGGATGCTTCTTTTGAACCGGTAGTTACATTCAGCATTAACCAGTCTGATGGCGTAACAGCAGTATCTGAAAGCCTGCGCACCGAAACGTATGAGTTTTTCCCGATCGAGCGCGACATTGAGGTTATTCCCAACTTCATAAACCTGGAAAAATTCCGTCGGCAGAAAAAAGAACATTTCCGAACAGCCATCAGCCCGAACGAAGAAAAGCTGCTAGTGCATACTTCGAACTTCCGGTCCGTAAAGCGCGTGGAAGACGTTATCCATATCTTCAATAAGGTGCACGAACACATACCGAGCAAGTTACTGCTTGTGGGCGACGGGCCGGAACGCCCTAAAATGGAAAAGCTCTGCCGGGACCTGGGCATATACCACGATGTCCGGTTTTTAGGTAAACTGGAAGCTGTGGAAGAAGTTCTGTCCATTGCTGACTTATTCCTGATGCCATCTGAAAAGGAAAGTTTCGGTCTGGCGGCTCTCGAGGCCATGGCCTGCGAAGTACCGGTAATTTCGTCAGATGCCGGTGGTATTCCGGAGCTCAACATTAACGGTGTAACCGGCTTTGTAAGCTCTGTAGGTGATGTAGAGAGTATGGTTAAAAACGCACTTTATGTGCTGGACGATGAACGCCTGCCCACCTTTAAAGCAAATGCCTTAGCGCGAGCGCATGAATTTGATGTGGATAGGGTCGTACCACTTTACGAAGCTTTCTACCAGAAAATTATTGCAGACCAGCTCGCCGAAATAAACGGTTAA
- a CDS encoding adenylate kinase: MLNIVLFGPPGAGKGTQSQKLIDKYNLIHLSTGDLLRSEIAAGTELGLKAKSLMDNGLLVPDEVVIGMISNKVQENRNAGGFIFDGFPRTVPQAQGLDKLLLEHGTQISCMIALKVDDEELTKRLLLRGKTSGRPDDQNEELIRKRVDEYNTKTTPVADYYSGQGKYFAVDGIGEIDEIFAAICNQIDSLKAKKEEK; the protein is encoded by the coding sequence ATGCTCAACATCGTTTTGTTCGGTCCTCCAGGTGCTGGAAAAGGCACGCAAAGTCAGAAGCTGATCGATAAATATAACCTGATTCATCTGTCAACCGGCGATCTGCTGCGCTCTGAAATTGCAGCGGGTACTGAACTGGGTCTGAAAGCCAAATCTTTGATGGATAATGGCCTGCTGGTTCCGGATGAAGTGGTAATCGGGATGATTTCTAATAAAGTGCAGGAAAACAGAAACGCCGGCGGCTTTATTTTCGATGGCTTCCCGCGTACAGTGCCACAGGCACAGGGGCTGGATAAACTGCTGTTAGAGCATGGTACCCAAATTTCGTGCATGATTGCCCTGAAAGTAGACGATGAAGAGCTGACCAAACGTTTGCTGCTTCGTGGTAAAACCTCAGGCCGCCCAGACGACCAGAACGAAGAACTGATTCGGAAGCGTGTGGATGAGTATAATACTAAAACTACTCCTGTTGCTGATTATTATTCAGGACAAGGCAAGTATTTTGCAGTAGATGGCATTGGCGAGATCGATGAGATCTTTGCAGCGATCTGCAACCAGATAGATTCTTTGAAAGCGAAGAAAGAAGAGAAGTAA
- a CDS encoding ABC transporter permease, whose amino-acid sequence MHKIWLIIQREYLTRVRKKSFIIMTLLTPLLLATFMILPGLLITMSGDEETVMVLDESGLFENKLENKKDLKFVHLAGSLEQAKAVYQETDNTALLYIPKITIDDPKGITIYGKKNTSIQTQMRLENALEKEIENQRFVASGLDRATLDKIEADVKLNTINLSDEGEKDNNAIITSAAGVVAAVIIYFFIFLYGVQIMRGVIEEKTSRIVEVIISSVKPFQLMMGKIIGIAAVGLTQFLLWIILSFVAVTAVSAAFGIDAAPSPMEQYQAGKVAAEGESVANLDEETSEEAAANSDEFANTIQDVTQSFTNLPLLLIFGCFLFYFLGGYLLYGSLFGAIGAAVDNETDTQQFMMPITIPLVISFIMSYSVVLKNPDGAVAFWMSIIPFTSPIVMMVRVPFGVPAWELLLSMGLLILGFIFTTWLASRIYRVGILMYGKKINYKELSKWLFYRV is encoded by the coding sequence ATGCATAAGATCTGGTTAATTATACAGCGCGAATACCTGACACGAGTTCGTAAGAAGAGCTTTATCATCATGACGTTGCTGACACCACTGTTGCTGGCTACTTTCATGATTCTGCCCGGGCTACTTATAACCATGTCTGGCGATGAGGAGACTGTAATGGTGCTGGATGAAAGCGGCCTGTTTGAAAATAAGCTGGAGAATAAGAAAGACCTGAAGTTTGTGCACCTGGCAGGAAGCCTGGAGCAGGCGAAAGCAGTATACCAGGAAACAGACAATACAGCCCTGCTTTATATCCCCAAAATCACAATTGATGATCCGAAAGGGATAACGATCTACGGCAAAAAGAACACCAGTATACAAACCCAGATGCGCCTCGAAAACGCACTGGAAAAGGAGATCGAGAATCAGCGGTTCGTGGCTTCGGGGTTAGATCGCGCAACGTTAGATAAGATAGAGGCCGATGTAAAGCTTAATACTATAAACCTGAGCGACGAAGGCGAGAAAGATAATAATGCAATTATTACTTCGGCAGCAGGTGTTGTGGCTGCGGTTATCATTTACTTCTTTATTTTCCTGTATGGTGTGCAGATCATGCGTGGCGTTATTGAAGAGAAAACGAGCCGAATTGTCGAGGTTATCATTTCTTCGGTTAAGCCTTTCCAGCTGATGATGGGTAAGATCATAGGAATTGCTGCAGTTGGTTTAACGCAGTTCCTGCTCTGGATAATTCTTTCTTTTGTAGCTGTAACAGCTGTTTCGGCAGCGTTTGGCATAGATGCGGCTCCATCGCCGATGGAACAGTACCAGGCTGGTAAAGTGGCTGCTGAAGGCGAAAGTGTAGCCAACCTGGATGAAGAAACTTCGGAAGAGGCGGCTGCCAACAGCGATGAGTTTGCCAATACCATTCAGGATGTGACCCAGAGCTTTACCAACCTGCCGCTGCTGCTTATTTTTGGCTGCTTCCTGTTTTATTTCCTGGGAGGTTATTTGCTGTACGGTTCGCTATTTGGGGCCATTGGTGCCGCTGTTGATAACGAGACAGATACCCAGCAATTTATGATGCCGATTACCATTCCGTTGGTTATTTCCTTTATCATGTCTTACTCCGTGGTGCTGAAAAACCCGGATGGGGCAGTGGCCTTCTGGATGTCGATCATTCCGTTTACTTCGCCTATAGTAATGATGGTGCGCGTGCCGTTCGGCGTGCCTGCCTGGGAACTGTTGCTATCTATGGGACTGCTTATTTTAGGCTTTATATTTACAACGTGGCTTGCCTCACGTATCTACCGCGTAGGTATATTAATGTATGGTAAAAAGATCAACTATAAGGAGCTGTCTAAGTGGCTGTTTTATAGAGTATAA
- a CDS encoding ChaN family lipoprotein: MKKTASLFCLCILLTITAMAQDKPAYKLFTKAGKDVKYGKMLDELQKADIVLFGEQHNDPIAHWLQLEVAKDLYKTHQERFAIGAEMFETDVQLVLDEYLNGQVAENNFEQESRPWTNYKTDYKPIVRFAKESGIPFVATNVPRRYAAIVASGGLKALDALTPEAKAFIAPLTIVVDMELPGYKNMLSMFGSSTHGNTKAESIVQAQALKDATMAYVILNQIAKGNKVLHLNGSYHSDNYEGIGWYLKQKQPNLKVATITTVTQEDVEKLTDENKNKADFILVVPATMTKTY, translated from the coding sequence ATGAAAAAAACAGCCAGCCTATTCTGTTTATGTATACTGCTAACTATAACTGCTATGGCCCAGGATAAACCTGCCTACAAACTTTTCACGAAAGCCGGCAAAGATGTGAAGTATGGCAAAATGCTGGATGAGCTGCAGAAAGCAGATATAGTTCTGTTTGGAGAGCAGCACAACGACCCGATCGCACACTGGCTGCAACTGGAAGTAGCCAAAGACCTGTATAAAACCCATCAGGAAAGATTTGCCATAGGGGCAGAAATGTTTGAGACCGATGTGCAACTGGTTTTAGACGAATATTTGAACGGACAGGTAGCAGAAAACAATTTCGAACAGGAGTCGCGCCCATGGACGAACTATAAAACAGATTATAAACCTATAGTTCGGTTTGCCAAAGAGTCAGGTATTCCGTTTGTTGCTACCAACGTGCCACGCCGCTACGCCGCTATAGTTGCATCAGGTGGCTTAAAAGCCCTTGATGCCCTGACTCCGGAAGCAAAAGCATTTATTGCACCTTTGACTATAGTTGTGGATATGGAATTGCCAGGTTATAAAAATATGCTGAGCATGTTTGGCAGCAGCACGCACGGTAACACCAAAGCCGAAAGCATTGTGCAGGCGCAGGCCCTGAAAGATGCTACCATGGCGTATGTAATTCTCAACCAGATAGCCAAAGGCAACAAGGTATTGCACTTAAATGGCTCTTACCATTCTGATAACTATGAGGGCATCGGCTGGTACCTGAAACAAAAGCAGCCAAACCTGAAAGTAGCAACTATAACCACTGTAACCCAGGAGGATGTAGAAAAGCTGACTGACGAAAATAAGAACAAAGCAGACTTCATACTTGTAGTGCCCGCTACCATGACTAAAACCTACTAG
- a CDS encoding ABC transporter ATP-binding protein, whose amino-acid sequence MSILKIDGVTKRYANHTALDNVSFDIPEGCIFGLLGPNGAGKTSLIRIITQITGADEGEIYFKGERLKPNHIKDMGYLPEERGLYKKMKVGEQLLYLAQLKGLSKAEASARIKTWVDRFEIREWLGKNIEDLSKGMQQKVQFIATVLHEPTLIILDEPFSGFDPINANLIKDEILRLRDNGATIIFSTHRMESVEELCDNIALIDKSQKVLDGPVREIKDAYKTDTFQIIGNGRLLITSPDFKVLEQHENHGVFRANIKLENGVKPNDLLRYLIERVEIHSFVELVPSINDIFIRKVTETKYA is encoded by the coding sequence TTGAGTATTCTAAAGATTGATGGCGTTACTAAACGCTATGCTAACCACACTGCCCTCGATAATGTGAGCTTTGACATACCGGAAGGTTGCATTTTTGGTTTGCTGGGTCCTAACGGAGCCGGTAAAACTTCTCTTATCCGTATAATTACCCAGATAACCGGTGCCGACGAAGGTGAGATTTACTTCAAGGGCGAGCGCCTGAAGCCCAACCATATAAAGGATATGGGTTACCTGCCGGAAGAGCGCGGACTTTACAAAAAAATGAAAGTAGGAGAGCAGCTGCTATATCTGGCGCAGCTCAAAGGCCTTTCTAAAGCCGAAGCTTCGGCCCGTATAAAAACATGGGTTGATCGTTTTGAGATTCGTGAGTGGTTAGGGAAGAACATTGAAGACCTTTCGAAGGGGATGCAGCAAAAGGTACAATTTATTGCCACCGTGCTGCACGAACCAACACTGATCATCCTGGATGAACCATTCTCAGGTTTTGATCCGATAAATGCCAACCTGATAAAAGACGAAATACTGCGCCTGCGCGACAACGGAGCAACGATCATCTTTTCTACACACCGTATGGAATCAGTAGAAGAGCTTTGCGATAACATTGCCCTGATAGACAAGTCGCAGAAAGTGTTGGATGGCCCCGTTCGCGAAATTAAAGATGCCTACAAAACCGATACGTTCCAGATAATTGGGAATGGTCGCCTACTAATTACATCGCCTGATTTTAAGGTGCTGGAGCAGCACGAGAACCATGGGGTGTTCCGGGCAAATATAAAACTGGAAAACGGTGTGAAGCCAAATGACCTGCTGCGCTACCTGATTGAGCGTGTAGAGATCCATTCTTTTGTAGAGCTGGTGCCAAGTATAAACGATATTTTCATCCGTAAAGTAACCGAAACAAAATATGCATAA